The Epinephelus fuscoguttatus linkage group LG19, E.fuscoguttatus.final_Chr_v1 genome contains the following window.
GGGCATCACAGGGCTAGCCAATGGCATGGAAGCATCTGTCACATCAGTTTTCATAATGCTTTTATTAGGATGACAGATATTAAAAGTTAAGACTTTGCATGTGAAGATGTAAATATCTTGGATGATAAATGAAACATGTCTTTGGCTAGCAGGCTAGCTAAATGTTATGTTGATATAAGAATCATTTCTGTAATTCAGCTCACAACAAGTGGACAGCTAGGTCCACCTTATTCACTCTTGTCACAGTTTTTGTGGCCAATCTTCCAGCTCTGACTCAAGAGCATGACATGTAGGCAGTATCAACAACACTCCCCACAAAGCTCTACTTGGCCAATTGTGTGTCCAACCAGGGACACAGCCACCAATGAGCACAACAGTAGACCTAACTTTAAAGGTATATTATGCATGTATTTCCCCTTgctatattttttctttttttcagcactgtgtctcctggatgcctgctgcttacagtctggcacctggttgctacctttttataatctgctgacctcacctgaTCCCTGTGGGGGTGCACATCCATAAATGTtctgagcacagaaaataagaagaaaattagaaaatccaggcagagggcagggtcTCTGCAGTTAACTACATCAGCTGAGTGGGTTGTAAATGATGATAGAGAgagattacttctgtatgagtctgtaCATTATGTTACAGGGAAATCATGCATTGTATGTCTTTAATTACTCAAAAAGGACAGTGTTGCCTGTGATTCAGAGGTCTGGGACCAGGATTCTGTGGGTCTCCAAATTTTATGCAAGTGCAATAGCTTGTTTGCAATTATGTGACTCTTATGATGCACAAAATTCAGAGGGAGGGCAGGAAGTGCTAAATCCTTACACTGCATAAATTGGATATAGATGAAAGTGACTATATGAAAGGTTTGAATGAACCTGCAGCCAACAGGTATCGTCAGGAAACTGAAAATGATGTTAGATGCGGTACATACAGAATTAAGAAAAGTGATTTCTCTTGCAACTTGACTGATTAACCCAGTGTGGACGTGATCATTGTTACAAATTACCTCATCCTCCATCCCTAACGTTACGTGGTAGGGTGATGAAAGTGTACAGGTAGTCTAGGAGACTATAGCTGTTCTGTGTTGGGTCTGTGACTGGAATTGCTGCTGTCTTGTTTTGGGCAGTTTAATCAAATGTGCTTAAGTATAACGGTGTTCTGTATATCAACTCTGTACATGGATGCACCACTGTCAGGCTAATTTtactaactaatgttagctaatttAAGCTACTATTTTCTACCTACTGGGTCAACCAGTCGTAGAGGTCTGGTGAAACACTATTAACAATCTGGGTCTTGGCCAAAAACACGGAGATACAGCACAATTTAAGTACATTCAACTCAAGTAAACAACAGCTTAGTTGACTTCACCCATCTAGACTGACGATGGAGGTTTTGATCCACATCTTCCGCTGTTTCTCAGTGAggtttttttgtgatttctCCCCTATCTGTCCTATTATTTTCAGGACTTAAAGTGGTGCTTGTTTTTCCACAATTTATTTGATTGGTTCAGCCGTAAACAGCACAAATCCTAGGCATCTGTGCAGTGTTCTCCGCCTCTTgttgcctgccctccatctggacaGTGCACTGATGTATGATGTTATATGCATGTTATATGTGATTTATATACTAAATCACTGGAGTAACCCTCCAGGTAAATGCTTGTAGCCAAACAAGCTAAAACATACAATAACCATCTTTCAAAAGGAGCATATGTTGTCATTACTTTATATCTTTTAAACACTAATTACAGCTGTGCAGGGCAGTGCTCCCCTGTGGGACACGGCATGAATGAATCCCTCTACATACTGGGGAAAAGTTAATTTCTTTTTTGACGAATATGTTACACAGGCCATCCTACATGAGTCATTTTCTGCTGCCCATCTGTCTCATTGTATCCCTGTTGGTTGTTGttgtctgttatttatttatttgtcatctTCTCCATAAGCCTTTCTGCTCATTGTGGGCTGTTTAAATCCTTTAGAACAGGATTACTGAGGCAGAGAAATGCAACTGGACATATCCATCTCTGATTGTTTTCAGATCAACATGGCTGCCGGTTGCCGACCTCCCAGACTCCACCCCTAAACccacccatccacacacacacacacacacacacacacacacacacacacacacacactgcagctttgTATAGTGGCTCCAGGCCAAAGACCAGCACATGAACTGGTCTGACCTAGTGTAACCTGCAGCACAGCCATCTGTCTGTATGCCTTATGCAAATACAAGAGGAAATGTCCTGTAGGATGACAgctttgtcattaaaaaacactaatgcaaacatgcaaacaaTGTTCATGCTACATAAGAAAGCTATAAGAATTGTGAACTAATCAAATTACTATGAACCAACCAATGCTCTATTTATTAACCTACATGAGAGTTTATGTATTATTGTGAAATAATATATGTAGTTGTATGtcagtataataataatgtaacaaGGGGTGACTCTATGCAAATATTATTCAAAAAATGTATGTCTCTATTTGATACTGACAGTAGAGatagagacaggaagtgaagggagacagacagggagaggatGCATCAAAAGTCCCCAGCTGGATTCAAATAAGGAACATTGTTGTTCTGTGGTATTATACAGGATGGCCCATCTTTGCAACTATCTGTGGtattttactggtttaaatcacctaaCTAGGTTGTTGTTAAGAGGAGGGGACGTCTGTGGATATTTCAGCTTgcggtaaaaacctcttgaacgtGAGGATCAGAAATAAGTGAGCACACGTAACAGGTGCTGGACAAACAGGCCGTCTGTGATGTGCCAAAAAGTGTAGAGGAAAGACTACTTTGTACcatgaaactgcttaattcagtgtttttactgatttcaacaacacgttctcatcccaccTTATCAAATATCACCACTTTATCTGTGGCCTTTCACATGGCTTTacgtgctaggtatcctcctgcgtctgttGCTGACATTCCAGGATGGCGTGTCAGTTTATACCTGTTACAttatgtgtcttttcaaaatacacttttgttttcacaggaattgTACACTTTCTGTTccttagatgcatacagtcttcttcaaaataaacttatgtTTTCGCTCAACATTCAagcaggaagtgaacactgggtTCCTGgctgaaagtccagggtttgatggacccatccacctcctctcACGCCCACCTCTAGGGACTTTCCAGCACCTTTTATAGCATTGTTACCGGCAGCAGAGTTTCCTCACCCTGTGAAAGGTGaaacagcagcatttcaaactAAGTCTGTCTGTCCAGTGGTGTAGCTatgaaaggtgcctttttgcGTCTGTGTCTGGCACCGAACTCATCGACAAAGTGCCAACATATGACGAGTTTGACGATGGAGAATGGGCTGATTTCAATCTCCTGATCAGTTTGCTTTAGAGCGGAAGAgacctgaacaatgaacactgagggaattttAACCAGCAGGCATGTGCACAGATAGACCGGTGGTGCTCAAGCACCTGCCCTTTTGACCTCTGTCTAGATACAGTAAGTGCCCTTTTCtcaagacatgtttttttttcctttcaatttcttttttttagagTTGGTCCATGGCATCAGTTCCCAATTAAAAGTGAGTTGTATGCCTGACAACTGTATTGTAGTCGAGCCTCTGCCCCTCCCTCTTCAACTTCACTTTTGGCAGCCACACAAAACACAGCGCcttgcagagcagcatcacgtcTCTCTGACCTGCCATCATGGACAGCCAGGTAACAAGTGTGTTTGCCCTCAGCCTCAgcattgtttgtcactgttgtttAAATAAACCACTATTAAAACATCTCAATACAGCCAGTCTAATTAAGGCAATAACCCACTGTTACTGTAAGAAAAACTGTAACAACAAGTAAACTAGTCTAGTGTCTCCCTCCAACTCCCTGGCTGATTCAGGTTCACCAACTGCCCAGTGCGAACATAGACAAATGGCAAGTTACTTTGTTCTAACTGGTGTCTTTTAAAAGCAAAACTCAACTTGAAATAAAGTTTATATCTCCCACGTTACATCTCTGATAATTTatgtaaacaaaaatgacatgcagtttgGGGCTGCACTGCGTAAAGAgcacagaggagaagaggaggagctgtACGTTTGTTCTCTAGGTTTCTTAAAGCTTCTTTAGAAGATAATTGTAAGAATTAGCACAttactatttaaaaaatgaggGTAAGTGAATGGGGAAAGAAATTGTGAAGAGGAGAGCAAAGGAAAAGAATAGAGGATAGGAGAGGAGACTGCACTTAGCTTGATTGTTGCAACTGAACACAGGCCTACTTTGTAATTTGGAGGTCATATTGGttggtttattattttagttattcAGAAAATGTTTCAAACACCTCCTGAGTAAGCTAGACAAAAATTTCCCCGCTCATTAACTGTGCACAAATGTTCTTTGTGTATTCAGGCCTCAAGCTCTAAAAGATAGGAATCTCCCAGCAGAGTGCACATTGCATGCACACAATTTTTTGtgcatgcacaaaaaaaaaaaaaaaaaaagagggaaggatgccctttttttccacttgtGCACCTGTCCTGCAAAATGCCTGTGCACGGTAGGCTACtgctaaccaggagaagtttgaattggttgcaatctgcaatcctcactgcaaggcaccactaaatccccctgaatctCACACAATGGACCTTTACCACTCTGAAAGGGACTGTGTTTgacaatgagtacttttacctTCACAGTGTATTTAGTATTTTCTAAGCTTTCCCTGCCAGTGTCATttgtttcagacattttatttgttaaagCAAATTAACATCTGATAAATAACTTATTTTAGTTCATccttaatgtgtgtttctcttatTTGCAGTGATCTCAAAATAACAGATGCCCCTGTAATTGTATGCATCAGTGTATATTACAGCTGAAGACAGTCCACACATTGACTTCTTGAAGTAAAATGGACGGTAACCCCTTTTTTCTTCCACAGAAATACCTGCAATCAAGTCAGTGACTCAGAATAATGGCAGTCCCAACACAAGCACGACAGATATTCCAGGTGACACTCATACCTGTAAAAACTGCAGCTGAATCAAATGGAAAACAGAAACACCTTGCACCTAGGGGCGGGCAGGTGGTGctgccagctcctcctccagtgGGCTCCACGCCCCTCCTATCTGAGGCAGCGACCTGAGCGGGGTAGAGCACCTCACCTGACTCACCTTACAGCCGCTCTGTAACTCAATGCCAGCGGACAGAGGCACCTGGAAATAAGTTGTTTCTGTCAGAGACCTGTGCGTCTCTTCGGAGTCCTACAGCCCAGCTGTATGCTGACATGGAGCCAGCGTACCGGGGTCTGGGCCGCTGTGTGTGCTGCTTCTGGCTCGCAGTAGCCTTTGACATTGTGGGACTGGTTGTGCTGCTCATCGGGGTGTTTGTGAACATATTTTTCTATGACCTGCTCATCTATGCGGGAGCCATCGTCATCTTCCTCAGCCTCATCTGGTGGGTGTTCTGGTACTCTGGGAACATCGAGGTGCCCCCGGCGGAGCTCGAGGATGATGTCGGGTTACTGAAGAAGGACAAGGGCGCTCTGGGCGGCATCAGCGGCGCGGTGAGGCGCCTCTCCAGCCGAGTGTCCAGCGGCATCAGGAACTCGTTCCGGAGGAACGGAGGACCGTCTAGCAGCCACACGGACCATACGCACAGGTCAGCCGGAGAGCCTCCGCGGGCCCCGCAAGCGGAGCAGGtggctgttgccatggcaacgtTGACCCCACGGGAGGATACCCCGCACACGGCTGTCTCTTCAGTGGCGGGCTGTGACGTAGAAATGCCGCACACAACAACAGAGACTTCACCTACATAGTGTAGGCCGACAGGTGAGGCCGTAACGCTACCTGTACCTGTATTTTGAATGTCAAATTAGTTATTACTCTGTggtgttatattatattatattccttAAGTGCAGCActattttatgtctttgattAATTAGACTTTGTTCCActttcaaagtttttttttctttataggTCTATTTAGTCTGCCTCAGGGGTGTAGGCTAAAtctagacagtgcaggcagtgcggttgcACAAAGGCCCGTGAGGTGGAGGGGCCAatagagagtgggccctccaacaatgtgttgggtggagaatgggcccttatgagtaactgccaccttgaaaatatgcctgtgttcaaaatggctaaaaactcattaaatatcacaatatcacaCACAATAGCGTATACCATCTGGCCCATCATAACAGCGTGCACTAGGGCCTGTCGTACCTACCGCACACTACTGGTCTGTCTGTAAGACCACTGTTGGAGCCTGAGACCTTAATTTCATTGCTTTACTGTAATTGTGCAAATTACAATAAAGACCCTGAAACTTGACACTTAAATTTGACACTTTTAAAATCTACTTTTAAAATGATGATTGTGAAAAGTGGTGAGGTTTCAATaaagaacacatttttttttacaattttaaataCCACAGGGAGAAATTGACATTTAGGGcatacaatttatttttttattagagGATAAATATAACCAGGCTATCATGTTACGATGACcacatttcttttcttggttagtagcagagcACTGCAGAATAACTGTATTAAACACTAACaataagagagaaaaaacactgCAGGCACCGATGTATGGATGCTGCAGAAAATAAGTAATGATaccatttcaaatattcatTAATTATATGTAAGGAGTCATgggtatttttgacaacacttaTGTGCACATATAGGCTAGCAATAGCCTGGGCTGTAGCCAGGATTTAAACAATACTGAGGTCAATTCCCTGTGTAGTTATACTGTGACCCCATCCAACTAAGAAACCTTTACTAACCACAAAAcaatgaacattaaaaaaatgtattttcaaatctgtttggggtttttttctgcaCTTTAGCTTTGCAGGTatattttctgtaaatgtaTGTCCCTTATTTATGCTTAAAAGGTTCTTTCAAAGATCCCTTCAAACTAACAGGAAAATAATTctgaagaaaatatatatatttttgtattttttaacccGAAAACTGAGAGAAGATTGTAAAAACATCTTGTGTTATTTATATGTGTTTGCAGAATAGAATGTTTAGAACAGTCTCTTTAGTTCTGgtaaatctaagatgatatctagtctTATATCACAAAATCAGTATAATATTGATGTGTTGCCCAGCCCTGATTACCTGAAATAATACAATGTCCTCAGTGGTAGCAGTGGTCCCCCTAacattacatattttttccattggCAACACATGGTTTCAACACAATATACGATATGATGTGATACTATATACTTTATTGTCACCATAGGGAAATCCGTCTTTGACTCAGGAGCTGGACAAGTGTTGCTGTCTTACAATAATAATCtagaagaaatgaaaagcatacaccacaaaaacataaaaacacatactacACATAACAGTATTGCACATCAGCCATTCATGTGTTGCACATAACACCTGCACACAGCAGAGCACCATAAGCAAAGCACAACACAACTCCTAAAGCATCAAGCAacattatttaaattaattgatattattgatattaatattataataatacagCTGAATTTGTTCCAACAAAAGCTtttgtattgttattattagtattattagtattatttgcTATACTAGTGAAAAGGACTATCCAGAcattaatgaaataaagtttatagtgctgtatttgtgtgtttgatgttggaTTAAAGCATAGAAGTATCTGGGTATGAGGGTATGGACACAAAAGAAATCATAGGCCTTGTTAAATGGGTCTTAACTGTGTAAATGATCTTTATATCTCTGAGAAATAGATCTTGTTTTTGTGAGGACGTTCTTCTAGCTGAGTGTGACTTTATATTGTTTGAGTTTAATGTGGTTTAAATGCGGAACTAAAAGCACTACCTGTGGCTTTGGCAGTTAAAATTGTTATCACTGGTTGAATCATTAACCACAGTTCACTGCTCACCTAAAGACAAGCCCTTAGTTTAAACAATAGCAGGCTTACTTCACTGAAAACATCATCATCCACAGACTGACTATCTGATTGTAGATTTAAACACAAAACTCATCTTCATGGTGTGTTCATGCTTTATTAATAACGATGCATCATTTTGTTTCCTCCCCACAGAGACGGGAGAGAGCCTGTCCTACAGTGTCTTCAGCTGATGCTCAACTTTTTTgtactgtttgtgtttatgagaAATTCTTCATAACTGATGATATTTGGAAGATGTGTTGTTGAGTCTTTAATAAATGTCTTATTACATGTATATTTTCCTGATAAATGTTATGTTGTTAATCAGTATGGCTACATTGATTCAGTCTGTTTAAAATCACTTAGTCAAAATTTTAAGACAAACTTACAGGAATTCATTACGATGTTAGCTGCTCAAATGAGCCACAGAAAGTTTATAGTTATCTCCAGTGTATGAAACATGATACTGATTAGAGATGAgtataataataaatagtaaACAATGATAGAGCTATCATTATTTGTAGGTGAAAGCTTGGACTGGAACTTTAAAGTTGTAGTCACATTTCAGacaattttgataatatttgtggttttaaataGTGTCTATATGGGTGTATGTGATGACTGATTGAGTGACTAAACTGTCTTGTAATGTTGTTTACGTCAGGTCTCTTTTATAATAAGTCATTGATCTCAATGAGACTTtctgatttaaaaataattacaacTAACTAATAATGCATCACTTGATCACTACTTGAAACATTCAGTCTCTATGGagttaaaagatatttttatacattttttgcaCTACATATGGTTTGTCTTGTACCTCTCTAACAAGATGATTTCTTCACTGCAACTATTCCTCTTCTCTCCACCCAGTGTCTTGTAGTGTTCCTCACAATCCAgacaccagaataaatgtttgcattgtacattttgGCAGACCACAGATTAGTTACATTTGTACGTCgtattcaa
Protein-coding sequences here:
- the si:dkeyp-72e1.6 gene encoding transmembrane protein 238-like, with translation MEPAYRGLGRCVCCFWLAVAFDIVGLVVLLIGVFVNIFFYDLLIYAGAIVIFLSLIWWVFWYSGNIEVPPAELEDDVGLLKKDKGALGGISGAVRRLSSRVSSGIRNSFRRNGGPSSSHTDHTHRSAGEPPRAPQAEQVAVAMATLTPREDTPHTAVSSVAGCDVEMPHTTTETSPT